A single genomic interval of Zingiber officinale cultivar Zhangliang chromosome 4A, Zo_v1.1, whole genome shotgun sequence harbors:
- the LOC121970734 gene encoding DNA-binding protein DDB_G0278111-like, translating to MRHSGAHVGPKSDHPSHGLSVRWAHEASVTEPDMSHQGNYAACRINFLFFSVCRLLLKRDAAVATRVLPPKGRETAAEEIVRRFQPCGGMDDPELEAIRQRRMQELMGKHGAGNQQNGEQQKVQEEAKREAEERRQLMLSQILSTEARERLARIALVKPDKARGVEDVILRAAQMGQISEKVSEERLISLLEQINSQTSKQTKVTIQRRRSVLEDDD from the exons ATGCGTCATTCGGGGGCTCATGTTGGGCCGAAGTCGGACCATCCGAGCCATGGGCTGTCTGTCAGGTGGGCTCATGAGGCCTCTGTAACTGAACCGGACATGTCGCACCAAGGGAATTATGCGGCGTGTCGCATTAATTTTCTGTTTTTCTCGGTCTGTCGTCTCTTATTAAAGAGGGACGCCGCGGTCGCGACTCGCGTGTTACCGCCGAAAGGAAGAGAAACTGCGGCGGAAGAGATCGTGAGGCGATTCCAACCTTGTGGCGGCATG GATGATCCAGAGCTTGAAGCTATTAGGCAACGGAGAATGCAGGAGTTAATGGGCAAACATGGCGCT GGTAATCAACAAAATGGTGAGCAACAGAAAGTACAAGAAGAGGCCAAAAG GGAAGCAGAGGAACGTAGGCAGTTGATGCTGAGTCAGATATTGTCCACTGAGGCAAGAGAAAGGC TTGCTCGTATTGCATTAGTGAAGCCTGATAAAGCAAGAGGTGTGGAAGATGTTATACTAAGAGCTGCTCAAATGGGACAGATATCCGAAAAG GTTTCTGAAGAAAGACTTATTTCACTTCTGGAGCAGATTAACAGCCAAACAAGTAAACAGACAAAAGTCACC ATCCAGAGGCGTCGAAGCGTGCTCGAAGATGATGACTAA
- the LOC121970736 gene encoding zinc finger BED domain-containing protein RICESLEEPER 2-like: protein MMDANDNTEITVHNPRARKLRSLVWNDFTKERRPDGSYVAICNHCKKQLTASSRSGTTHLKNHLVICTSTKRGKRKKLVVRRLVLKSNDAKNEGGMSSEHSQFDQELSRQDLARMVILHGYPFNIVHHVGFRTFVRNLQPLFKMVSADIVKADCMKIYENERLRLHEMLDKLHSRVSITVDMWKSIADMDYVCLTCHYVDNDWRLEKKILNFFPLEPSEVGQDVSKIILERLREWSIDGKLCAVVLDNCSTSDLVANELIECLRMKGFLISGGDLFSARSCGHLLNLIAHKSLEVACEVIDRVRVGVQFVKTSPERLSRFQKDTDQIGIPEKPLVLDAPSSWPSTYMMLETACHYEEAFKHLAESDPDNASFLSPKDWEDVRAIVECLDVLYQALEKFSSTRIPTANLYFNDMCGIHFLLKTWYKSPQSFVASMAKEMLEKFERYWDLSRMLMTIASVLDPRYKMKSVEYFFKQICDDALEAKTRIDNVRDSFINLYNEYVGHSANSSKLQAFYAGNSGGYNGNEHVNGGEYKTSRITLSDTQRGLDQYLKETSSGHPARSDLDMYLEEAVHPSKGPEDNFDILAWWKYNAAKYPVLSMMARDIMGVPISVVPLDNEARTLNQYLSSTDPMIIECLICSQDWIGDETDASPVDALAVVPSTTLLEANGDECMLPASGD, encoded by the coding sequence ATGATGGATGCGAATGACAACACTGAAATTACTGTCCACAATCCAAGAGCTCGGAAGTTGAGATCCTTAGTTTGGAACGATTTCACCAAGGAGAGAAGACCAGATGGGAGTTATGTTGCTATATGCAATCATTGCAAGAAGCAGCTCACAGCTAGCAGCAGGAGTGGTACTACCCATCTAAAGAACCATCTTGTTATCTGCACGTCAACCAAGCGAGGTAAACGCAAGAAGCTGGTCGTTCGCCGCCTTGTACTTAAGTCTAACGATGCCAAGAATGAAGGTGGTATGAGTTCCGAGCACTCCCAGTTTGATCAGGAACTGAGCCGGCAAGATCTTGCCCGCATGGTCATTCTGCATGGTTACCCATTCAACATTGTTCATCATGTTGGTTTCAGGACCTTTGTTAGGAACCTTCAACCGCTGTTTAAAATGGTGTCTGCTGATATTGTGAAAGCAGATTGCATGAAGATATATGAGAATGAGAGGCTCAGGTTGCATGAAATGCTAGACAAGCTACATTCTCGAGTTAGCATCACAGTCGATATGTGGAAATCCATTGCAGACATGGACTATGTGTGCTTGACCTGCCACTATGTTGATAATGATTGGAGACTTGAGAAGAAAATTCTCAACTTCTTTCCTCTTGAGCCTTCTGAAGTGGGGCAGGATGTGAGCAAAATCATATTGGAGAGATTGCGGGAATGGAGTATTGATGGAAAGCTCTGTGCTGTAGTGCTAGACAATTGTAGCACCAGTGATTTGGTTGCGAATGAGCTTATAGAGTGCCTCCGTATGAAAGGTTTTCTTATTTCAGGTGGTGATCTATTTTCTGCCCGGTCCTGTGGTCATTTGCTGAATCTCATTGCTCACAAAAGTCTAGAAGTAGCGTGTGAAGTCATTGATAGAGTTCGTGTCGGTGTGCAATTTGTAAAAACCTCACCCGAAAGGCTATCCAGATTTCAGAAAGATACAGATCAAATAGGAATCCCAGAAAAGCCATTGGTTCTTGATGCTCCATCTAGTTGGCCGTCGACATATATGATGCTTGAAACTGCATGTCATTATGAGGAGGCTTTCAAACACTTGGCAGAAAGTGATCCGGACAATGCAAGCTTTCTTTCGCCCAAGGATTGGGAAGATGTTAGAGCGATTGTGGAGTGCCTAGATGTTCTTTACCAGGCTTTGGAGAAGTTCTCTTCCACAAGAATTCCTACTGCAAATCTGTACTTCAATGACATGTGTGGTATTCATTTTCTTTTAAAGACCTGGTACAAGAGTCCACAATCTTTTGTTGCATCTATGGCTAAGGAGATGCTTGAGAAATTTGAACGTTATTGGGACTTGAGTAGAATGTTAATGACAATTGCATCTGTTTTAGATCCACGCTACAAGATGAAGTCTGTCGAATACTTCTTTAAGCAAATTTGCGATGATGCATTGGAAGCTAAAACAAGGATTGACAATGTTCGCGACAGCTTTATAAATCTGTACAATGAGTATGTGGGCCACTCTGCAAATTCTTCAAAACTTCAAGCCTTTTATGCCGGGAACAGTGGTGGCTATAATGGGAATGAACATGTAAATGGTGGAGAATATAAGACATCTCGAATAACATTATCTGATACACAGCGTGGATTAGATCAGTATCTTAAAGAGACATCCTCTGGTCATCCAGCAAGATCTGATCTCGATATGTACTTGGAGGAGGCTGTTCATCCTTCAAAAGGTCCTGAAGATAATTTTGATATCCTAGCGTGGTGGAAATATAATGCTGCCAAATATCCAGTGCTTTCTATGATGGCTCGAGATATTATGGGGGTTCCTATATCAGTTGTTCCA